In Zingiber officinale cultivar Zhangliang chromosome 8B, Zo_v1.1, whole genome shotgun sequence, a single genomic region encodes these proteins:
- the LOC122015132 gene encoding uncharacterized protein LOC122015132 isoform X1 yields the protein MAKRSKRCPTQPQRNNVGCMWGLINLFDFRRGHPTQKLLSDKKNGSNRHIGTGYSKIKLDSLRNSHETGTLVDEIRQDQASLGLASVKELIEEEMFQSLIKKISMDEAQRVTSSTQREVPLRWNYKLRRQKSKLIHGNQGKNGMDVSGSLDGIHSGSMDLTEISSLTFDVPALLLDLESYTGQQANVGSNDKFDSRPSLESTSLDEKISLVQHTLAEFAQIIAGQKSMIEGQNHGQLSVQPKKLMDRLDVANSDKELFMKLLQDPDSFLLKFIQNLHDVQVKKASKLGSERYSENVALLVEENGNSGKSNESDGDQSLQKQKRYNFFWRKDKLKATKQTKQNSSSEALSKIVVLRPNRVRSLNSSFIITPSSSPQSNHVLKYNENGERSASNFSIKEIKRKIQQIFCESRQTHVISMDGIRHRIPIRSTDYGDFSELIHGGSAAASSVSHCCDDNKLTGSFDLDNVSKKITSEEKFEVNGNSHISHTASRSESFIYEEARKHLAEMLDTRVDGLPRVQASEPLVKLLSLLNFNELSPASSPQGDEFAMSSKETGDSSLRHLDKGEFAETSSPEATYVAGSTEIIEMVDTKRIVDSNELAVPLESSGSELIVVNEICEEESTTSPGSVQSNLRPSNLARENLITLGSINEKPEQPSPVSVLEPLVSDDINNPNSADIDNYDNQVRHQQAVHEDGNNFVGIVESPDSNVRLRDYLQDYQARFDYVKVVLEASGLTNEFPRKWNMEDQLLEPSLFNEIGIFFCFLQDDPKLLFDCMNEVLSEMHEKFLKCTPWLSFIKQNVLPVPLGGSLIHEVGKGLEWHLRIHLPNTLDQVVKKGLEGQCWIDLRFEAENITNKLCDAILDDAVKEIVFDSMC from the exons ATGGCAAAGAGATCAAAGAGATGTCCAACACAACCTCAAAGGAACAATGTTGGATGTATGTGGGGTTTGATTAACTTGTTCGATTTCCGTAGAGGCCATCCAACTCAGAAGTTACTTTCAGATAAAAAGAATGGGAGCAATAGACATATTG GTACTGGATACTCTAAAATTAAGCTTGATTCACTCAGAAATTCACATGAAACTGGCACT CTTGTCGATGAAATTAGACAAGATCAAGCAAGTTTGGGTTTGGCTAGCGTAAAAGAATTGATAGAGGAAGAGATGTTTCAATCTCTCATAAAGAAAATTTCAATGGATGAAGCTCAAAGGGTAACTTCTAGCACGCAAAGGGAAGTACCCCTCAGGTGGAACTACAAGCTGAGAAgacaaaaatcaaaattaattcatGGCAACCAGGGAAAAAATGGTATGGATGTTTCAGGCAGCTTGGATGGGATTCATTCAGGTAGTATGGATCTAACAGAGATATCTTCTCTCACCTTTGACGTCCCGGCACTTCTTTTAGACTTGGAAAGTTATACAGGCCAACAAGCCAATGTTGGTTCTAATGATAAGTTTGACTCACGTCCTTCCTTGGAAAGTACTAGTCTTGATGAAAAAATCTCTTTAGTTCAGCATACATTGGCTGAATTTGCTCAGATCATTGCTGGTCAGAAGTCAATGATTGAGGGACAAAACCATGGACAATTGTCTGTGCAACCGAAAAAGCTAATGGATCGATTAGATGTTGCAAATTCAGATAAGGAGCTATTCATGAAGCTCCTCCAAGATCCAGATTCATTTTTGCTTAAATTTATTCAAAATCTTCATGATGTTCAGGTAAAGAAAGCATCCAAACTAGGATCAGAAAGATACTCAGAGAATGTCGCATTGTTAGTAGAGGAGAATGGCAATTCAGGTAAGAGCAATGAATCTGATGGTGATCAATCACTTCAAAAACAAAAGAGATACAACTTTTTCTGGAGAAAAGACAAGTTAAAGGCAACAAAGCAAACAAAGCAGAACTCAAGTTCTGAAGCTTTGAGCAAAATTGTTGTTCTCAGACCAAACCGAGTACGATCTCTAAATTCTTCTTTCATTATTACGCCGAGTTCTTCACCACAATCCAATCATGTGCTTAAGTATAATGAAAATGGTGAAAGAAGTGCATCCAATTTTTCCATTAAAGAAATTAAGAGGAAAATCCAGCAAATATTTTGTGAGAGCAGGCAAACACATGTTATTTCCATGGATGGTATTCGACACAGAATTCCAATCAGATCCACTGACTATGGTGATTTCTCTGAACTGATACATGGTGGGAGTGCAGCAGCAAGCTCAGTAAGTCATTGTTGTGATGATAACAAGCTGACTGGATCATTTGATCTTGACAATGTAAGTAAGAAGATTACTTCAGAAGAAAAATTTGAAGTCAATGGCAATAGTCATATTTCTCACACTGCATCGAGATCTGAGTCTTTTATATACGAGGAAGCTAGGAAGCATCTTGCTGAGATGCTGGACACAAGAGTTGATGGTTTGCCGAGAGTCCAAGCTTCGGAACCTTTGGTTAAACtactttctcttttaaatttcaaTGAGCTATCTCCTGCATCCAGTCCTCAAGGAGATGAATTTGCAATGTCATCTAAAGAGACAGGAGATTCCTCATTACGACATTTAGATAAAGGAG AATTTGCTGAAACCAGTTCACCGGAGGCAACATATGTCG CAGGAAGTACAGAGATAATTGAAATGGTTGATACTAAGCGCATTGTGGATTCTAACGAGTTGGCTGTACCGTTGGAATCAAGTGGAAGTGAACTAATAGTTGTCAATGAAATATGTGAAGAGGAATCTACTACATCACCAGGCTCG GTGCAGTCCAACCTCCGACCAAGTAACTTAGCCAGGGAGAACTTAATAACTCTTGGAAGCATCAATGAAAAGCCAGAGCAACCAAGTCCAGTATCTGTGCTCGAACCATTAGTATCAGATGATATTAACAATCCTAACTCTGCTGACATTGATAATT ATGATAATCAAGTACGACATCAACAAGCTGTTCATGAAGATGGAAACAACTTTGTGGGAATTGTCGAGTCACCAGATTCAAATGTCAGGTTAAGAGACTATCTTCAAGACTATCAAGCAAGGTTTGACTATGTTAAAGTAGTCCTTGAAGCTTCTGGCCTAACCAATGAATTCCCAAGGAAATGGAATATGGAGGACCAGTTACTTGAACCATCTTTGTTCAATGAAATCGGGATCTTTTTTTGCTTTCTGCAAGACGACCCTAAGCTTCTATTCGACTGCATGAATGAAGTCCTTTCAGAGATGCATGAAAAGTTCTTGAAATGTACCCCATGGCTGTCTTTCATCAAGCAGAATGTCCTACCTGTTCCTCTTGGTGGAAGCCTAATCCATGAAGTTGGAAAAGGACTCGAGTGGCATCTTCGAATACACTTGCCCAACACATTAGATCAAGTAGTGAAAAAGGGCTTGGAGGGTCAGTGTTGGATAGACCTTCGATTCGAAGCTGAGAATATCACCAATAAGTTATGTGATGCCATCTTAGATGATGCAGTAAAAGAAATTGTTTTCGATTCTATGTGTTGA
- the LOC122015132 gene encoding uncharacterized protein LOC122015132 isoform X2, with amino-acid sequence MAKRSKRCPTQPQRNNVGCMWGLINLFDFRRGHPTQKLLSDKKNGSNRHIGTGYSKIKLDSLRNSHETGTLVDEIRQDQASLGLASVKELIEEEMFQSLIKKISMDEAQRVTSSTQREVPLRWNYKLRRQKSKLIHGNQGKNGMDVSGSLDGIHSGSMDLTEISSLTFDVPALLLDLESYTGQQANVGSNDKFDSRPSLESTSLDEKISLVQHTLAEFAQIIAGQKSMIEGQNHGQLSVQPKKLMDRLDVANSDKELFMKLLQDPDSFLLKFIQNLHDVQVKKASKLGSERYSENVALLVEENGNSGKSNESDGDQSLQKQKRYNFFWRKDKLKATKQTKQNSSSEALSKIVVLRPNRVRSLNSSFIITPSSSPQSNHVLKYNENGERSASNFSIKEIKRKIQQIFCESRQTHVISMDGIRHRIPIRSTDYGDFSELIHGGSAAASSVSHCCDDNKLTGSFDLDNVSKKITSEEKFEVNGNSHISHTASRSESFIYEEARKHLAEMLDTRVDGLPRVQASEPLVKLLSLLNFNELSPASSPQGDEFAMSSKETGDSSLRHLDKGEFAETSSPEATYVGSTEIIEMVDTKRIVDSNELAVPLESSGSELIVVNEICEEESTTSPGSVQSNLRPSNLARENLITLGSINEKPEQPSPVSVLEPLVSDDINNPNSADIDNYDNQVRHQQAVHEDGNNFVGIVESPDSNVRLRDYLQDYQARFDYVKVVLEASGLTNEFPRKWNMEDQLLEPSLFNEIGIFFCFLQDDPKLLFDCMNEVLSEMHEKFLKCTPWLSFIKQNVLPVPLGGSLIHEVGKGLEWHLRIHLPNTLDQVVKKGLEGQCWIDLRFEAENITNKLCDAILDDAVKEIVFDSMC; translated from the exons ATGGCAAAGAGATCAAAGAGATGTCCAACACAACCTCAAAGGAACAATGTTGGATGTATGTGGGGTTTGATTAACTTGTTCGATTTCCGTAGAGGCCATCCAACTCAGAAGTTACTTTCAGATAAAAAGAATGGGAGCAATAGACATATTG GTACTGGATACTCTAAAATTAAGCTTGATTCACTCAGAAATTCACATGAAACTGGCACT CTTGTCGATGAAATTAGACAAGATCAAGCAAGTTTGGGTTTGGCTAGCGTAAAAGAATTGATAGAGGAAGAGATGTTTCAATCTCTCATAAAGAAAATTTCAATGGATGAAGCTCAAAGGGTAACTTCTAGCACGCAAAGGGAAGTACCCCTCAGGTGGAACTACAAGCTGAGAAgacaaaaatcaaaattaattcatGGCAACCAGGGAAAAAATGGTATGGATGTTTCAGGCAGCTTGGATGGGATTCATTCAGGTAGTATGGATCTAACAGAGATATCTTCTCTCACCTTTGACGTCCCGGCACTTCTTTTAGACTTGGAAAGTTATACAGGCCAACAAGCCAATGTTGGTTCTAATGATAAGTTTGACTCACGTCCTTCCTTGGAAAGTACTAGTCTTGATGAAAAAATCTCTTTAGTTCAGCATACATTGGCTGAATTTGCTCAGATCATTGCTGGTCAGAAGTCAATGATTGAGGGACAAAACCATGGACAATTGTCTGTGCAACCGAAAAAGCTAATGGATCGATTAGATGTTGCAAATTCAGATAAGGAGCTATTCATGAAGCTCCTCCAAGATCCAGATTCATTTTTGCTTAAATTTATTCAAAATCTTCATGATGTTCAGGTAAAGAAAGCATCCAAACTAGGATCAGAAAGATACTCAGAGAATGTCGCATTGTTAGTAGAGGAGAATGGCAATTCAGGTAAGAGCAATGAATCTGATGGTGATCAATCACTTCAAAAACAAAAGAGATACAACTTTTTCTGGAGAAAAGACAAGTTAAAGGCAACAAAGCAAACAAAGCAGAACTCAAGTTCTGAAGCTTTGAGCAAAATTGTTGTTCTCAGACCAAACCGAGTACGATCTCTAAATTCTTCTTTCATTATTACGCCGAGTTCTTCACCACAATCCAATCATGTGCTTAAGTATAATGAAAATGGTGAAAGAAGTGCATCCAATTTTTCCATTAAAGAAATTAAGAGGAAAATCCAGCAAATATTTTGTGAGAGCAGGCAAACACATGTTATTTCCATGGATGGTATTCGACACAGAATTCCAATCAGATCCACTGACTATGGTGATTTCTCTGAACTGATACATGGTGGGAGTGCAGCAGCAAGCTCAGTAAGTCATTGTTGTGATGATAACAAGCTGACTGGATCATTTGATCTTGACAATGTAAGTAAGAAGATTACTTCAGAAGAAAAATTTGAAGTCAATGGCAATAGTCATATTTCTCACACTGCATCGAGATCTGAGTCTTTTATATACGAGGAAGCTAGGAAGCATCTTGCTGAGATGCTGGACACAAGAGTTGATGGTTTGCCGAGAGTCCAAGCTTCGGAACCTTTGGTTAAACtactttctcttttaaatttcaaTGAGCTATCTCCTGCATCCAGTCCTCAAGGAGATGAATTTGCAATGTCATCTAAAGAGACAGGAGATTCCTCATTACGACATTTAGATAAAGGAG AATTTGCTGAAACCAGTTCACCGGAGGCAACATATGTCG GAAGTACAGAGATAATTGAAATGGTTGATACTAAGCGCATTGTGGATTCTAACGAGTTGGCTGTACCGTTGGAATCAAGTGGAAGTGAACTAATAGTTGTCAATGAAATATGTGAAGAGGAATCTACTACATCACCAGGCTCG GTGCAGTCCAACCTCCGACCAAGTAACTTAGCCAGGGAGAACTTAATAACTCTTGGAAGCATCAATGAAAAGCCAGAGCAACCAAGTCCAGTATCTGTGCTCGAACCATTAGTATCAGATGATATTAACAATCCTAACTCTGCTGACATTGATAATT ATGATAATCAAGTACGACATCAACAAGCTGTTCATGAAGATGGAAACAACTTTGTGGGAATTGTCGAGTCACCAGATTCAAATGTCAGGTTAAGAGACTATCTTCAAGACTATCAAGCAAGGTTTGACTATGTTAAAGTAGTCCTTGAAGCTTCTGGCCTAACCAATGAATTCCCAAGGAAATGGAATATGGAGGACCAGTTACTTGAACCATCTTTGTTCAATGAAATCGGGATCTTTTTTTGCTTTCTGCAAGACGACCCTAAGCTTCTATTCGACTGCATGAATGAAGTCCTTTCAGAGATGCATGAAAAGTTCTTGAAATGTACCCCATGGCTGTCTTTCATCAAGCAGAATGTCCTACCTGTTCCTCTTGGTGGAAGCCTAATCCATGAAGTTGGAAAAGGACTCGAGTGGCATCTTCGAATACACTTGCCCAACACATTAGATCAAGTAGTGAAAAAGGGCTTGGAGGGTCAGTGTTGGATAGACCTTCGATTCGAAGCTGAGAATATCACCAATAAGTTATGTGATGCCATCTTAGATGATGCAGTAAAAGAAATTGTTTTCGATTCTATGTGTTGA
- the LOC122015132 gene encoding uncharacterized protein LOC122015132 isoform X3, giving the protein MAKRSKRCPTQPQRNNVGCMWGLINLFDFRRGHPTQKLLSDKKNGSNRHIGTGYSKIKLDSLRNSHETGTLVDEIRQDQASLGLASVKELIEEEMFQSLIKKISMDEAQRVTSSTQREVPLRWNYKLRRQKSKLIHGNQGKNGMDVSGSLDGIHSGSMDLTEISSLTFDVPALLLDLESYTGQQANVGSNDKFDSRPSLESTSLDEKISLVQHTLAEFAQIIAGQKSMIEGQNHGQLSVQPKKLMDRLDVANSDKELFMKLLQDPDSFLLKFIQNLHDVQVKKASKLGSERYSENVALLVEENGNSGKSNESDGDQSLQKQKRYNFFWRKDKLKATKQTKQNSSSEALSKIVVLRPNRVRSLNSSFIITPSSSPQSNHVLKYNENGERSASNFSIKEIKRKIQQIFCESRQTHVISMDGIRHRIPIRSTDYGDFSELIHGGSAAASSVSHCCDDNKLTGSFDLDNVSKKITSEEKFEVNGNSHISHTASRSESFIYEEARKHLAEMLDTRVDGLPRVQASEPLVKLLSLLNFNELSPASSPQGDEFAMSSKETGDSSLRHLDKGEFAETSSPEATYVAGSTEIIEMVDTKRIVDSNELAVPLESSGSELIVVNEICEEESTTSPGSSNLRPSNLARENLITLGSINEKPEQPSPVSVLEPLVSDDINNPNSADIDNYDNQVRHQQAVHEDGNNFVGIVESPDSNVRLRDYLQDYQARFDYVKVVLEASGLTNEFPRKWNMEDQLLEPSLFNEIGIFFCFLQDDPKLLFDCMNEVLSEMHEKFLKCTPWLSFIKQNVLPVPLGGSLIHEVGKGLEWHLRIHLPNTLDQVVKKGLEGQCWIDLRFEAENITNKLCDAILDDAVKEIVFDSMC; this is encoded by the exons ATGGCAAAGAGATCAAAGAGATGTCCAACACAACCTCAAAGGAACAATGTTGGATGTATGTGGGGTTTGATTAACTTGTTCGATTTCCGTAGAGGCCATCCAACTCAGAAGTTACTTTCAGATAAAAAGAATGGGAGCAATAGACATATTG GTACTGGATACTCTAAAATTAAGCTTGATTCACTCAGAAATTCACATGAAACTGGCACT CTTGTCGATGAAATTAGACAAGATCAAGCAAGTTTGGGTTTGGCTAGCGTAAAAGAATTGATAGAGGAAGAGATGTTTCAATCTCTCATAAAGAAAATTTCAATGGATGAAGCTCAAAGGGTAACTTCTAGCACGCAAAGGGAAGTACCCCTCAGGTGGAACTACAAGCTGAGAAgacaaaaatcaaaattaattcatGGCAACCAGGGAAAAAATGGTATGGATGTTTCAGGCAGCTTGGATGGGATTCATTCAGGTAGTATGGATCTAACAGAGATATCTTCTCTCACCTTTGACGTCCCGGCACTTCTTTTAGACTTGGAAAGTTATACAGGCCAACAAGCCAATGTTGGTTCTAATGATAAGTTTGACTCACGTCCTTCCTTGGAAAGTACTAGTCTTGATGAAAAAATCTCTTTAGTTCAGCATACATTGGCTGAATTTGCTCAGATCATTGCTGGTCAGAAGTCAATGATTGAGGGACAAAACCATGGACAATTGTCTGTGCAACCGAAAAAGCTAATGGATCGATTAGATGTTGCAAATTCAGATAAGGAGCTATTCATGAAGCTCCTCCAAGATCCAGATTCATTTTTGCTTAAATTTATTCAAAATCTTCATGATGTTCAGGTAAAGAAAGCATCCAAACTAGGATCAGAAAGATACTCAGAGAATGTCGCATTGTTAGTAGAGGAGAATGGCAATTCAGGTAAGAGCAATGAATCTGATGGTGATCAATCACTTCAAAAACAAAAGAGATACAACTTTTTCTGGAGAAAAGACAAGTTAAAGGCAACAAAGCAAACAAAGCAGAACTCAAGTTCTGAAGCTTTGAGCAAAATTGTTGTTCTCAGACCAAACCGAGTACGATCTCTAAATTCTTCTTTCATTATTACGCCGAGTTCTTCACCACAATCCAATCATGTGCTTAAGTATAATGAAAATGGTGAAAGAAGTGCATCCAATTTTTCCATTAAAGAAATTAAGAGGAAAATCCAGCAAATATTTTGTGAGAGCAGGCAAACACATGTTATTTCCATGGATGGTATTCGACACAGAATTCCAATCAGATCCACTGACTATGGTGATTTCTCTGAACTGATACATGGTGGGAGTGCAGCAGCAAGCTCAGTAAGTCATTGTTGTGATGATAACAAGCTGACTGGATCATTTGATCTTGACAATGTAAGTAAGAAGATTACTTCAGAAGAAAAATTTGAAGTCAATGGCAATAGTCATATTTCTCACACTGCATCGAGATCTGAGTCTTTTATATACGAGGAAGCTAGGAAGCATCTTGCTGAGATGCTGGACACAAGAGTTGATGGTTTGCCGAGAGTCCAAGCTTCGGAACCTTTGGTTAAACtactttctcttttaaatttcaaTGAGCTATCTCCTGCATCCAGTCCTCAAGGAGATGAATTTGCAATGTCATCTAAAGAGACAGGAGATTCCTCATTACGACATTTAGATAAAGGAG AATTTGCTGAAACCAGTTCACCGGAGGCAACATATGTCG CAGGAAGTACAGAGATAATTGAAATGGTTGATACTAAGCGCATTGTGGATTCTAACGAGTTGGCTGTACCGTTGGAATCAAGTGGAAGTGAACTAATAGTTGTCAATGAAATATGTGAAGAGGAATCTACTACATCACCAGGCTCG TCCAACCTCCGACCAAGTAACTTAGCCAGGGAGAACTTAATAACTCTTGGAAGCATCAATGAAAAGCCAGAGCAACCAAGTCCAGTATCTGTGCTCGAACCATTAGTATCAGATGATATTAACAATCCTAACTCTGCTGACATTGATAATT ATGATAATCAAGTACGACATCAACAAGCTGTTCATGAAGATGGAAACAACTTTGTGGGAATTGTCGAGTCACCAGATTCAAATGTCAGGTTAAGAGACTATCTTCAAGACTATCAAGCAAGGTTTGACTATGTTAAAGTAGTCCTTGAAGCTTCTGGCCTAACCAATGAATTCCCAAGGAAATGGAATATGGAGGACCAGTTACTTGAACCATCTTTGTTCAATGAAATCGGGATCTTTTTTTGCTTTCTGCAAGACGACCCTAAGCTTCTATTCGACTGCATGAATGAAGTCCTTTCAGAGATGCATGAAAAGTTCTTGAAATGTACCCCATGGCTGTCTTTCATCAAGCAGAATGTCCTACCTGTTCCTCTTGGTGGAAGCCTAATCCATGAAGTTGGAAAAGGACTCGAGTGGCATCTTCGAATACACTTGCCCAACACATTAGATCAAGTAGTGAAAAAGGGCTTGGAGGGTCAGTGTTGGATAGACCTTCGATTCGAAGCTGAGAATATCACCAATAAGTTATGTGATGCCATCTTAGATGATGCAGTAAAAGAAATTGTTTTCGATTCTATGTGTTGA
- the LOC122015132 gene encoding uncharacterized protein LOC122015132 isoform X4: MFQSLIKKISMDEAQRVTSSTQREVPLRWNYKLRRQKSKLIHGNQGKNGMDVSGSLDGIHSGSMDLTEISSLTFDVPALLLDLESYTGQQANVGSNDKFDSRPSLESTSLDEKISLVQHTLAEFAQIIAGQKSMIEGQNHGQLSVQPKKLMDRLDVANSDKELFMKLLQDPDSFLLKFIQNLHDVQVKKASKLGSERYSENVALLVEENGNSGKSNESDGDQSLQKQKRYNFFWRKDKLKATKQTKQNSSSEALSKIVVLRPNRVRSLNSSFIITPSSSPQSNHVLKYNENGERSASNFSIKEIKRKIQQIFCESRQTHVISMDGIRHRIPIRSTDYGDFSELIHGGSAAASSVSHCCDDNKLTGSFDLDNVSKKITSEEKFEVNGNSHISHTASRSESFIYEEARKHLAEMLDTRVDGLPRVQASEPLVKLLSLLNFNELSPASSPQGDEFAMSSKETGDSSLRHLDKGEFAETSSPEATYVAGSTEIIEMVDTKRIVDSNELAVPLESSGSELIVVNEICEEESTTSPGSVQSNLRPSNLARENLITLGSINEKPEQPSPVSVLEPLVSDDINNPNSADIDNYDNQVRHQQAVHEDGNNFVGIVESPDSNVRLRDYLQDYQARFDYVKVVLEASGLTNEFPRKWNMEDQLLEPSLFNEIGIFFCFLQDDPKLLFDCMNEVLSEMHEKFLKCTPWLSFIKQNVLPVPLGGSLIHEVGKGLEWHLRIHLPNTLDQVVKKGLEGQCWIDLRFEAENITNKLCDAILDDAVKEIVFDSMC; this comes from the exons ATGTTTCAATCTCTCATAAAGAAAATTTCAATGGATGAAGCTCAAAGGGTAACTTCTAGCACGCAAAGGGAAGTACCCCTCAGGTGGAACTACAAGCTGAGAAgacaaaaatcaaaattaattcatGGCAACCAGGGAAAAAATGGTATGGATGTTTCAGGCAGCTTGGATGGGATTCATTCAGGTAGTATGGATCTAACAGAGATATCTTCTCTCACCTTTGACGTCCCGGCACTTCTTTTAGACTTGGAAAGTTATACAGGCCAACAAGCCAATGTTGGTTCTAATGATAAGTTTGACTCACGTCCTTCCTTGGAAAGTACTAGTCTTGATGAAAAAATCTCTTTAGTTCAGCATACATTGGCTGAATTTGCTCAGATCATTGCTGGTCAGAAGTCAATGATTGAGGGACAAAACCATGGACAATTGTCTGTGCAACCGAAAAAGCTAATGGATCGATTAGATGTTGCAAATTCAGATAAGGAGCTATTCATGAAGCTCCTCCAAGATCCAGATTCATTTTTGCTTAAATTTATTCAAAATCTTCATGATGTTCAGGTAAAGAAAGCATCCAAACTAGGATCAGAAAGATACTCAGAGAATGTCGCATTGTTAGTAGAGGAGAATGGCAATTCAGGTAAGAGCAATGAATCTGATGGTGATCAATCACTTCAAAAACAAAAGAGATACAACTTTTTCTGGAGAAAAGACAAGTTAAAGGCAACAAAGCAAACAAAGCAGAACTCAAGTTCTGAAGCTTTGAGCAAAATTGTTGTTCTCAGACCAAACCGAGTACGATCTCTAAATTCTTCTTTCATTATTACGCCGAGTTCTTCACCACAATCCAATCATGTGCTTAAGTATAATGAAAATGGTGAAAGAAGTGCATCCAATTTTTCCATTAAAGAAATTAAGAGGAAAATCCAGCAAATATTTTGTGAGAGCAGGCAAACACATGTTATTTCCATGGATGGTATTCGACACAGAATTCCAATCAGATCCACTGACTATGGTGATTTCTCTGAACTGATACATGGTGGGAGTGCAGCAGCAAGCTCAGTAAGTCATTGTTGTGATGATAACAAGCTGACTGGATCATTTGATCTTGACAATGTAAGTAAGAAGATTACTTCAGAAGAAAAATTTGAAGTCAATGGCAATAGTCATATTTCTCACACTGCATCGAGATCTGAGTCTTTTATATACGAGGAAGCTAGGAAGCATCTTGCTGAGATGCTGGACACAAGAGTTGATGGTTTGCCGAGAGTCCAAGCTTCGGAACCTTTGGTTAAACtactttctcttttaaatttcaaTGAGCTATCTCCTGCATCCAGTCCTCAAGGAGATGAATTTGCAATGTCATCTAAAGAGACAGGAGATTCCTCATTACGACATTTAGATAAAGGAG AATTTGCTGAAACCAGTTCACCGGAGGCAACATATGTCG CAGGAAGTACAGAGATAATTGAAATGGTTGATACTAAGCGCATTGTGGATTCTAACGAGTTGGCTGTACCGTTGGAATCAAGTGGAAGTGAACTAATAGTTGTCAATGAAATATGTGAAGAGGAATCTACTACATCACCAGGCTCG GTGCAGTCCAACCTCCGACCAAGTAACTTAGCCAGGGAGAACTTAATAACTCTTGGAAGCATCAATGAAAAGCCAGAGCAACCAAGTCCAGTATCTGTGCTCGAACCATTAGTATCAGATGATATTAACAATCCTAACTCTGCTGACATTGATAATT ATGATAATCAAGTACGACATCAACAAGCTGTTCATGAAGATGGAAACAACTTTGTGGGAATTGTCGAGTCACCAGATTCAAATGTCAGGTTAAGAGACTATCTTCAAGACTATCAAGCAAGGTTTGACTATGTTAAAGTAGTCCTTGAAGCTTCTGGCCTAACCAATGAATTCCCAAGGAAATGGAATATGGAGGACCAGTTACTTGAACCATCTTTGTTCAATGAAATCGGGATCTTTTTTTGCTTTCTGCAAGACGACCCTAAGCTTCTATTCGACTGCATGAATGAAGTCCTTTCAGAGATGCATGAAAAGTTCTTGAAATGTACCCCATGGCTGTCTTTCATCAAGCAGAATGTCCTACCTGTTCCTCTTGGTGGAAGCCTAATCCATGAAGTTGGAAAAGGACTCGAGTGGCATCTTCGAATACACTTGCCCAACACATTAGATCAAGTAGTGAAAAAGGGCTTGGAGGGTCAGTGTTGGATAGACCTTCGATTCGAAGCTGAGAATATCACCAATAAGTTATGTGATGCCATCTTAGATGATGCAGTAAAAGAAATTGTTTTCGATTCTATGTGTTGA